Proteins encoded in a region of the Anaerolineales bacterium genome:
- a CDS encoding methylenetetrahydrofolate reductase codes for MRITRRWQTRQTPSLAFEFFPPKNSAAAQKLDVAIDRLSELKPDFVTVTFGAGGSTRDGSRQLAARLIREKGLDVVAYFAGYGLGLREIEDVLKGYSEVGVENVLVVRGDPPRDPAFRPRPDSLAYASDLLEYIRPRFPFCLGAAGYPEGHVRSESPERDADFLKLKVDQGAEFIITNYFYDNRFFFDYLDRCRARGVKVPILPGVMPIYSAKMTESLAAACGATVPEALRRQLAAIPESDKQAVRGFGIEFLAQQCRELLAAGAPGLLFYTMDRWTAAAEVVHRLRADGLL; via the coding sequence ATGCGAATTACCCGCCGATGGCAGACTCGGCAGACCCCCAGCCTGGCTTTCGAGTTTTTTCCGCCGAAGAATTCCGCCGCGGCGCAGAAATTGGATGTGGCAATCGACCGCTTGTCGGAACTGAAGCCGGATTTCGTGACGGTCACCTTCGGGGCGGGCGGCTCGACTCGCGACGGATCGCGCCAGCTCGCGGCCCGGCTGATCCGCGAAAAGGGGCTCGACGTCGTCGCCTATTTCGCCGGATACGGATTGGGGCTTCGGGAGATCGAGGACGTGCTCAAGGGGTATTCCGAAGTCGGCGTGGAAAACGTCCTGGTCGTCCGCGGAGACCCGCCCCGCGACCCGGCATTCCGGCCTCGGCCGGACAGCCTGGCATACGCCTCCGACCTGCTGGAATACATCCGGCCGCGCTTTCCGTTTTGCCTCGGCGCGGCCGGCTATCCGGAAGGGCACGTGCGGTCTGAAAGCCCGGAGCGGGACGCCGATTTCCTGAAACTGAAAGTGGATCAGGGCGCGGAATTCATCATCACCAACTACTTCTACGACAACCGTTTCTTCTTCGACTATCTTGACCGCTGCCGGGCCCGGGGGGTGAAGGTTCCGATCCTTCCGGGGGTGATGCCGATCTACTCCGCGAAGATGACCGAATCCCTGGCCGCGGCCTGCGGAGCCACCGTTCCCGAGGCCCTGCGCCGACAGCTCGCCGCGATCCCGGAATCCGACAAGCAGGCGGTGCGGGGCTTCGGAATCGAGTTCCTCGCCCAACAGTGCCGCGAATTGCTGGCGGCGGGGGCGCCCGGATTGTTGTTCTACACCATGGACCGCTGGACGGCGGCCGCCGAGGTCGTTCACCGTCTGCGGGCCGACGGTTTGTTGTAA
- a CDS encoding Trm112 family protein yields MIAPDLLEILRCPACVQEKQGLLKLEKEVWLVCQEPDCGRKYPIRDEIPVMLIEEGDRWVGTRVEDLPVPPPAA; encoded by the coding sequence ATGATCGCGCCCGATTTGCTGGAAATCCTGCGTTGCCCCGCTTGCGTCCAGGAAAAACAAGGTCTTCTGAAGCTCGAGAAGGAAGTCTGGCTGGTTTGCCAGGAGCCGGATTGCGGACGCAAATACCCCATCCGCGACGAGATCCCGGTCATGCTGATCGAAGAGGGGGACCGGTGGGTTGGCACCCGGGTTGAGGATCTGCCCGTTCCGCCTCCCGCCGCCTGA
- a CDS encoding L,D-transpeptidase — translation MNACTRRTFLKAAGASLAGAASALAPRGIPRPDGQHEIAATRHPEDQPPSYCLARTTANGIRVHDEPDSAAPVLRRLYRDQIVTALEEIQAAKGPEGNPRWFRLLEGFAHTANLQEVRYDFQPAVFDIPEGGILSEVTVPFTQSRHGPSARAAPLYRLYYKSVYWVTGISVDEDGRPWYAILDDWLHYTYYARAEHLRPFAPEELAPISPDVPPDSKQIDVDLTRQTVTALECEQPVFTAVVSSGWLRKNPQPGQGRTITPIGRFRVFEKVPSRHMGNGRLTSEIEAYELPGVPFVSFFHILGTAFHGAYWHNDFGRPASQGCLNMRPDEARWLYRWIHPTVAWEIDPPKFEGQGTEVYLHD, via the coding sequence ATGAACGCCTGCACCCGGCGGACGTTTCTTAAAGCGGCCGGAGCATCGCTGGCCGGTGCGGCGTCCGCCCTCGCCCCCCGAGGAATCCCGCGTCCGGACGGACAACACGAAATTGCCGCAACCCGTCACCCCGAGGATCAGCCGCCTTCGTACTGTCTCGCCCGGACCACCGCCAACGGAATTCGAGTCCATGACGAGCCGGATTCCGCCGCCCCGGTCCTGCGGCGGTTGTACCGCGATCAAATCGTCACCGCCCTTGAAGAAATCCAAGCCGCCAAGGGCCCCGAGGGAAATCCGCGGTGGTTCCGCCTTCTGGAAGGATTCGCCCACACCGCCAACCTGCAGGAAGTCCGGTACGATTTCCAGCCCGCGGTTTTCGACATTCCCGAAGGAGGGATCCTGTCGGAAGTGACGGTTCCCTTCACCCAATCCCGCCATGGTCCTTCGGCGCGGGCGGCGCCGCTTTACCGGTTGTATTACAAATCCGTCTATTGGGTGACGGGGATTTCCGTGGACGAAGACGGCCGCCCGTGGTATGCGATCCTCGACGATTGGCTGCACTATACGTATTACGCCCGGGCCGAGCATCTGCGCCCGTTTGCGCCCGAGGAGCTGGCCCCGATCTCGCCGGACGTTCCGCCGGATTCCAAACAAATCGATGTGGACCTGACCCGGCAAACCGTCACGGCGCTGGAATGCGAGCAGCCGGTGTTCACCGCCGTGGTTTCCAGCGGCTGGCTGAGGAAGAATCCCCAGCCCGGCCAGGGCCGGACGATCACGCCGATCGGCCGATTCCGGGTGTTTGAAAAGGTTCCCAGCCGGCATATGGGGAACGGGCGGCTGACCTCAGAAATCGAAGCTTACGAACTTCCCGGAGTGCCCTTTGTCTCGTTCTTCCACATCCTCGGGACGGCGTTTCACGGTGCCTACTGGCACAACGATTTCGGCCGCCCGGCCAGCCAGGGCTGCCTGAACATGCGTCCGGATGAAGCCCGCTGGTTGTACCGCTGGATTCACCCGACGGTGGCTTGGGAGATCGACCCCCCCAAATTCGAAGGCCAGGGGACGGAAGTGTATCTGCATGATTAA
- a CDS encoding response regulator, with protein sequence MPKTALVVDDNRETADGLVKMLTLIGFTAQPVYSPRLAIESMSRGLPQLLVLDVHMQGVDGGEVIRFIRRDPLLSSVPILAVSSDTQDAIVAGILAAGADAFLPKPVEFDDLEGTVERITRHRP encoded by the coding sequence ATGCCCAAAACGGCGCTGGTAGTGGACGATAACCGCGAAACGGCTGACGGCCTGGTAAAGATGCTGACGCTGATCGGCTTTACCGCTCAACCGGTTTACAGCCCGCGCCTGGCGATCGAAAGCATGAGCCGGGGCCTTCCCCAACTGCTGGTCCTTGACGTCCACATGCAGGGGGTCGACGGCGGCGAAGTGATCCGCTTCATCCGCCGGGACCCTTTGCTTTCCTCGGTGCCGATCCTGGCCGTCTCCTCCGACACGCAGGATGCGATCGTGGCGGGAATCCTCGCGGCCGGAGCCGATGCCTTTCTCCCCAAACCGGTGGAATTCGACGATCTGGAAGGGACGGTCGAGCGCATCACCCGGCACCGACCTTAA
- the groES gene encoding co-chaperone GroES has protein sequence MAVTFKPLGDRVVIEPLEQEETTPAGIVIPDTAKEKPQKGKILSIGPGARDEAGKRIPMDVKVGDIVLYAKYAGTEVKVDGKKLLIVKESDILATLEG, from the coding sequence ATGGCCGTTACATTTAAACCGCTTGGCGATCGGGTCGTCATCGAGCCATTGGAGCAGGAAGAAACCACGCCTGCCGGGATCGTCATTCCCGACACCGCCAAGGAAAAGCCGCAGAAGGGCAAAATCCTTTCGATCGGACCCGGCGCGCGGGACGAAGCGGGGAAGCGCATTCCGATGGATGTGAAAGTCGGGGATATCGTTCTGTATGCGAAATATGCCGGTACCGAGGTCAAGGTAGACGGCAAGAAGCTGCTGATCGTGAAAGAATCCGATATCCTTGCCACCCTCGAAGGCTAG
- the groL gene encoding chaperonin GroEL (60 kDa chaperone family; promotes refolding of misfolded polypeptides especially under stressful conditions; forms two stacked rings of heptamers to form a barrel-shaped 14mer; ends can be capped by GroES; misfolded proteins enter the barrel where they are refolded when GroES binds) produces the protein MSAKQLVFSDEARKRLKEGIEILANAVATTLGPKGRNVALDKKFGAPTITHDGVTVAKEIELEDPFQNMGAQLLKEAATKTNDIAGDGTTTSTVLAHAIVMEGLKSVAAGTNPMLIKHGIEKATEAVVEAIRGQSQKIETKEEIAHVATNSAADSQIGTLISDVMDKVGKDGVITVEESKSLQFETEYVEGMQFDRGYISAYFITSPEAMESVITEPHILIYDKKISAATDIVPILEKLVQTGKRELVIIAEEIEGEALATLVLNKLRGMLNVLAVKAPGFGDRRKAMLQDIAILTGGQVITEELGKKLENTTLADLGKCDKVVATKDDTTIVGGKGDAKKIKGRIEEIKVEIDKSTSDYDKEKLQERLAKLSGGVAVIRVGAATETELKEKKHRVEDALSAARAAVEEGIVAGGEISLINAASVLDKVKLDTEDGQVGVNIVRKALEAPIRRLAANAGEDGSVVIDAVRRKSAEAKSKHIGYNVLTNEYTDMIKAGIIDPVKVVRGALENAASIAAMILTTEALITDAPEKEKPAPMPPGGGMDY, from the coding sequence ATGAGTGCCAAACAGCTTGTTTTTTCGGATGAAGCCCGCAAACGGCTGAAGGAGGGAATTGAAATCCTCGCCAATGCGGTCGCCACCACCCTCGGACCCAAGGGCCGCAACGTCGCCCTGGATAAAAAATTCGGCGCCCCGACCATCACCCACGACGGCGTGACCGTGGCCAAGGAAATCGAGCTCGAGGATCCGTTCCAGAACATGGGCGCCCAGCTGCTCAAGGAAGCCGCCACCAAGACCAACGACATCGCCGGAGACGGCACCACCACCTCGACGGTGCTTGCGCACGCGATCGTTATGGAAGGCCTGAAGAGCGTTGCCGCCGGCACCAATCCGATGCTGATCAAACACGGGATCGAAAAAGCCACCGAGGCGGTCGTCGAGGCGATCCGCGGTCAGTCGCAGAAGATCGAGACCAAGGAAGAAATCGCCCATGTCGCCACCAACTCCGCGGCCGACAGCCAGATCGGCACCTTGATTTCCGACGTGATGGACAAGGTCGGCAAGGACGGCGTGATCACGGTCGAGGAATCCAAGAGTCTCCAGTTCGAAACCGAGTACGTGGAAGGCATGCAGTTCGACCGCGGCTACATTTCCGCCTACTTCATCACCAGTCCGGAAGCGATGGAATCGGTCATCACCGAGCCGCACATCCTGATCTACGACAAGAAAATTTCCGCCGCCACCGACATTGTCCCGATCCTGGAAAAACTGGTCCAGACCGGGAAACGCGAGCTGGTGATCATCGCCGAAGAGATTGAAGGCGAAGCGCTGGCCACCCTGGTGCTGAACAAGCTGCGCGGGATGCTCAACGTTCTGGCGGTTAAAGCCCCCGGATTCGGCGACCGGCGCAAGGCGATGCTGCAGGATATCGCCATCCTCACCGGCGGGCAAGTGATCACCGAAGAACTCGGCAAGAAGCTGGAAAACACGACCCTCGCCGATCTCGGCAAGTGCGACAAGGTCGTGGCCACCAAAGACGACACCACCATCGTCGGCGGCAAGGGCGATGCGAAGAAGATCAAGGGCCGGATCGAAGAGATCAAGGTCGAGATCGACAAATCCACCTCGGATTACGACAAGGAGAAGCTGCAGGAGCGGCTGGCCAAGCTTTCCGGCGGCGTGGCCGTGATCCGGGTCGGAGCCGCCACCGAGACCGAATTGAAGGAAAAGAAGCACCGCGTGGAAGACGCGCTCTCGGCGGCCCGCGCGGCGGTCGAGGAAGGCATTGTCGCCGGCGGCGAAATCTCGCTGATCAACGCCGCCTCGGTCCTCGACAAGGTCAAGCTCGATACCGAGGACGGCCAGGTGGGCGTCAACATCGTCCGCAAGGCGCTGGAAGCCCCCATCCGCCGTCTGGCCGCCAACGCCGGGGAAGACGGTTCGGTGGTGATCGACGCCGTCCGGCGCAAATCCGCCGAAGCCAAGAGCAAACACATCGGCTACAACGTCCTCACCAACGAATACACCGACATGATCAAGGCCGGCATCATCGATCCGGTCAAGGTCGTGCGCGGCGCGCTGGAAAACGCGGCCTCCATCGCCGCGATGATCCTAACCACCGAGGCGCTGATCACCGACGCGCCCGAGAAGGAAAAGCCGGCGCCGATGCCGCCCGGCGGCGGTATGGATTACTAG
- a CDS encoding LysM peptidoglycan-binding domain-containing protein, whose protein sequence is MSDLNGSEDFGDVSGFYPRRREGLGNFFIGMLTGIATVIGIELLIIGIGGPGALPLPFLASKVPTPTATLDATLTFTPSIFNSPTPETPTLTPTPSCPSAYVVQAGETLQGIADKCGVSVEAIVAMNPTIDPNNIQIGQTVLLPPAGTGFTPTAIPPDTKPGTVITIRVMEGDTLESIANKCLSTVEDIKKQNPDLEDPNFLFVGMELKCRYGIATPVPTRVSPTYGYTPTYTVTPTP, encoded by the coding sequence ATGTCAGACTTGAACGGTTCGGAAGATTTCGGCGATGTGTCGGGTTTTTATCCGCGTCGGCGGGAAGGGTTGGGGAATTTTTTCATCGGTATGCTGACCGGCATCGCCACCGTCATTGGAATCGAACTTCTGATCATCGGGATCGGCGGCCCCGGCGCGCTGCCTCTGCCGTTCCTGGCGTCGAAAGTCCCGACGCCAACGGCGACCCTCGACGCCACCTTGACCTTCACGCCATCGATCTTCAACTCGCCGACGCCGGAGACTCCCACCTTGACGCCGACGCCGTCCTGTCCTTCGGCTTACGTCGTGCAAGCCGGCGAGACCCTGCAGGGGATTGCCGACAAATGCGGCGTTTCGGTGGAAGCCATCGTAGCCATGAATCCGACGATCGATCCGAACAACATCCAGATCGGCCAAACGGTCCTCCTGCCCCCGGCCGGGACCGGCTTCACCCCGACCGCCATCCCGCCCGACACAAAACCCGGAACGGTGATCACGATCCGGGTCATGGAGGGCGACACGCTCGAATCGATCGCCAACAAGTGCCTGTCCACCGTGGAGGACATCAAAAAACAAAACCCCGATCTCGAGGATCCCAACTTCCTTTTCGTTGGAATGGAACTGAAGTGCCGCTACGGGATCGCCACCCCGGTTCCGACGCGCGTATCCCCGACCTACGGATACACGCCGACCTACACGGTTACGCCGACGCCGTAA
- the queG gene encoding tRNA epoxyqueuosine(34) reductase QueG, protein MEALKESIRERARELGFALCGFTGAEPPEHYPLFAEWIAGGFHAGMGYLAAGHSLAARADPRRLLPAARSIIALAAPYPPPPPPLNLPLEGFVAAYALGDDYHDFLRPRLRALSEFVERAAGRRLACRIAVDTAPLLEREIASRAGLGWIGRNSMLIHPALGSFLFLAEILTELDLPPDPPFPGDRCGTCDLCRRACPTNCILPGRTIDARRCIAYWTIEHRGPIPEPLRGLLGRSVFGCDLCQTACPWNRKAAAAAEAAFLPRPHFPIGDMGGELGLTEEEWQIRFHRSALRRAGREGYLRNLIIALGNTGSNEALPALRTARMHTDPILSEAAAWSLGRIQPPKTS, encoded by the coding sequence ATGGAAGCGCTAAAGGAATCGATCCGGGAGCGGGCGCGGGAGCTGGGATTCGCATTGTGCGGCTTCACCGGCGCCGAACCGCCGGAGCATTACCCGCTGTTTGCCGAATGGATCGCCGGCGGATTCCACGCCGGCATGGGGTATTTGGCGGCCGGGCATTCCTTGGCCGCGCGCGCCGATCCGCGGCGGCTGTTGCCCGCGGCCCGTTCGATCATCGCACTGGCCGCGCCCTACCCCCCTCCGCCGCCGCCGCTGAATCTCCCCTTGGAGGGGTTCGTCGCCGCCTACGCGCTCGGAGACGACTATCACGACTTCCTGCGCCCGCGCCTCCGCGCGCTGTCCGAATTCGTCGAGCGGGCGGCCGGCCGGCGCCTCGCCTGCCGCATCGCCGTCGATACCGCGCCGCTGTTGGAGCGGGAGATCGCCTCGCGCGCCGGCCTGGGTTGGATCGGCAGGAATTCGATGCTGATCCATCCCGCCCTTGGATCCTTCCTCTTCCTGGCGGAAATCCTCACCGAATTGGACCTGCCCCCCGATCCCCCGTTTCCCGGCGACCGGTGCGGAACGTGCGACCTTTGCCGGCGGGCCTGCCCGACCAATTGCATCCTGCCCGGCCGGACGATCGACGCCCGGCGCTGCATCGCCTATTGGACGATCGAGCACCGCGGTCCGATCCCAGAGCCGCTGCGCGGGCTTTTGGGCCGGTCCGTGTTCGGATGCGATCTGTGCCAGACCGCCTGTCCGTGGAATCGGAAAGCGGCCGCGGCCGCGGAAGCCGCCTTCCTCCCCCGGCCGCATTTTCCGATCGGCGACATGGGGGGGGAACTGGGACTGACCGAGGAGGAATGGCAAATCCGGTTTCACCGCAGCGCCTTGCGGCGGGCAGGCCGGGAGGGCTACCTTCGCAACCTGATAATCGCACTCGGAAACACCGGGAGCAATGAAGCTCTGCCGGCCCTGCGGACCGCCCGAATGCACACGGATCCCATCTTAAGCGAGGCCGCCGCCTGGTCTCTCGGGCGGATTCAGCCCCCAAAAACCTCATAA
- a CDS encoding CapA family protein, whose protein sequence is MKKTPWRAAGALFLGAITAACAGLVSRENGGGGKAASEEFGPAAIPSATFTPFLPTDQDPSAEAFPSGNPTPAVAQTAFWLAPSLPAAFRDAVLIPEGWRAAASPETADIQIKVGTDRPISIWIYALAAPFPTLPDGLYSWELRQAWSSNGAGLFSHRPLILDQNTLEVFSALWGMPTPGSVQVAAGEAILDAAWSDRPSWAIIPWENIEPRWKVLAVDGQSPMRTDFIPAAYPLSVPISCLGRMELCERASEEIIPPTNRDPAKMTTLVMTGVTALVRATASTMERLGVLYPAQDVGPLLREADLTHISNEIPFAQDCPPPDPSPGIYRFCSDPRYIDLLEYIGTDIVELTGNHVLDYKADALLYTIELYRQRGWRYYASGEDLAAARQPVLIEHNGNRLAFIGCNRPGYNGEWAAADSPGAAPCDFDYLQSEIRRLRSEGYLPIMTFQYFEFYHFEATVQQVQEFAIPAAAGAAIVSGSQAHHPQGIAFSDGAFLHYGLGNLFFDQFGFSEGTDVAFIDRHVFYRGRHLGTELISIRFVDVARPRFMTAEERSDFLSAAFTASGW, encoded by the coding sequence ATGAAAAAAACACCTTGGAGAGCCGCCGGAGCATTATTTCTTGGAGCAATCACGGCCGCCTGCGCCGGCCTCGTCTCCCGTGAAAACGGCGGCGGAGGCAAAGCCGCGTCGGAAGAATTCGGCCCCGCCGCGATTCCCTCGGCGACCTTCACACCCTTTCTGCCGACCGACCAGGATCCCTCGGCGGAGGCTTTCCCGTCCGGCAATCCGACGCCCGCCGTCGCCCAAACCGCTTTTTGGTTGGCCCCCTCCCTGCCGGCGGCGTTCCGCGACGCCGTCCTCATCCCCGAAGGTTGGAGGGCGGCCGCTTCGCCGGAGACGGCGGACATCCAGATCAAGGTCGGAACCGACCGCCCGATCTCCATATGGATCTACGCGCTGGCCGCGCCCTTCCCCACCCTGCCCGACGGCTTGTACAGCTGGGAACTGCGGCAGGCGTGGTCCAGCAACGGGGCGGGCTTGTTCTCCCACCGCCCGTTGATCCTGGATCAGAACACGTTGGAGGTCTTCAGCGCCCTGTGGGGGATGCCCACCCCGGGTTCGGTGCAGGTCGCAGCCGGCGAGGCGATTCTGGACGCGGCATGGTCCGACCGCCCTTCGTGGGCGATCATCCCCTGGGAGAACATCGAACCGCGCTGGAAAGTCCTCGCCGTGGACGGCCAATCGCCGATGCGCACGGATTTCATCCCCGCCGCCTATCCGCTGAGCGTTCCGATCTCCTGCCTGGGGCGGATGGAACTCTGCGAGCGGGCCTCCGAGGAAATCATCCCCCCGACCAACCGCGATCCCGCCAAGATGACCACGCTGGTGATGACCGGCGTGACCGCGCTGGTGCGCGCCACGGCCAGCACGATGGAACGCTTGGGGGTTTTGTATCCGGCCCAGGATGTCGGACCGCTTCTCCGGGAAGCGGATCTGACCCACATCAGCAACGAGATTCCTTTCGCGCAGGATTGCCCGCCGCCGGACCCGAGCCCCGGCATATACCGCTTTTGCTCCGATCCGCGTTACATCGATCTGCTGGAATACATCGGCACCGACATCGTCGAGCTCACCGGTAACCACGTCTTGGATTACAAAGCCGACGCCTTGCTGTACACGATCGAGCTTTACCGGCAGAGGGGATGGCGGTACTACGCCAGCGGGGAGGATTTGGCGGCCGCCCGCCAGCCGGTCCTGATCGAACACAACGGCAACCGGTTGGCCTTCATCGGCTGCAACCGCCCCGGCTACAACGGCGAATGGGCCGCCGCGGATTCTCCCGGCGCGGCGCCCTGCGACTTCGACTACCTGCAATCCGAAATCCGCCGGCTGCGGTCCGAGGGGTACCTGCCGATCATGACCTTCCAATATTTCGAGTTCTACCATTTCGAGGCGACCGTCCAGCAGGTGCAGGAGTTTGCGATTCCGGCCGCGGCCGGGGCGGCGATCGTCTCCGGAAGCCAAGCCCACCACCCCCAGGGGATCGCCTTTTCGGACGGCGCGTTCCTCCATTACGGCTTGGGCAACTTGTTTTTCGACCAATTCGGCTTCTCGGAAGGGACGGACGTGGCCTTCATCGACCGGCACGTGTTCTACCGGGGCCGGCACCTTGGCACGGAGTTGATCAGCATCCGCTTCGTGGATGTCGCGCGGCCGCGCTTCATGACCGCCGAAGAGCGTTCCGACTTCCTTTCGGCGGCGTTCACCGCCAGCGGCTGGTGA